The Desulfobacterales bacterium genome window below encodes:
- a CDS encoding isopeptide-forming domain-containing fimbrial protein — protein MKKRFLFSFLSVLLLLWLVPQVMAVGTVAGTSISNQAYVDYKDANSNPLTRVYSNTVTTMVSQVYGVSLGPISQTQTAGIASEASFLIQLFNTGNGSDTQTYTYTLDGGSTFTPSYVKIYYDQNNNHILDLGTDPLIDNNATPGAGGGPFTTTISIAHDDDYDIFMLVGTTGAADTQQAIINLSTVSVGEATKTASGSYTTIISTAVVTSAKTHTPEAPKPGQDVTYTITLTNSGSSDALSAKLTDLIPTGMTYKTGTITVGGVLKTDTGADGDGVDFNSTVAGAVYVNVGTVKGKTNNPPDGETVTITFQATVKASIAAGTAITNQAAIEYTVGATTLNATSNGRTLFVASAPAVAVTPVATSATGDPGTKITYPITISNNGNAADVIDVSYTSTAGWTWALWYDANNDGIAGNDGDYLLTDTDDDGVDDTGSIAQGGTVKILAVVTIPAGTSNATVDTLVVKGTSSNDTAVYATSGNLTTTVTAPVLAITKAVSPTGNQPPGTILTYTVTVTNNGLGVATSVIITDIIPQYTTYQANTIRTGSSSGTLASNTDAAGDDGAQFDSGSNAIIAGGTSKTLGAGGQFILEFQVKID, from the coding sequence ATGAAAAAACGATTCCTATTCAGCTTCTTGTCCGTCCTGCTGCTTCTGTGGCTTGTGCCCCAGGTCATGGCAGTTGGGACCGTGGCGGGAACATCGATCAGCAACCAGGCCTATGTCGATTACAAGGATGCCAACAGCAATCCCCTGACACGGGTCTATTCCAACACGGTGACTACCATGGTCAGTCAGGTTTACGGTGTTTCCCTGGGTCCGATTTCCCAAACCCAGACAGCCGGGATTGCTTCCGAAGCCTCATTTCTGATTCAGTTGTTTAATACCGGAAACGGAAGCGATACCCAGACCTACACCTATACACTCGACGGCGGTTCAACGTTTACGCCGTCGTATGTCAAGATTTATTACGACCAAAACAATAACCACATTCTGGACCTGGGCACCGACCCGCTTATCGACAATAATGCCACTCCGGGCGCCGGCGGGGGACCGTTTACCACTACGATCAGCATTGCCCACGACGATGATTACGACATCTTTATGCTGGTCGGCACGACGGGTGCAGCCGACACCCAGCAGGCAATCATCAATCTGTCTACCGTGTCTGTCGGAGAAGCTACCAAAACAGCTTCGGGCAGCTATACGACCATTATATCAACCGCGGTGGTCACATCGGCAAAAACCCATACCCCGGAAGCACCCAAACCCGGACAAGACGTAACCTACACCATAACGTTGACAAACTCCGGATCGTCTGATGCCCTCTCAGCAAAGCTGACCGACTTGATTCCGACTGGTATGACCTATAAAACCGGCACGATCACGGTCGGAGGCGTTCTTAAAACCGACACGGGCGCTGACGGTGACGGCGTAGACTTTAATTCAACCGTGGCCGGTGCCGTTTATGTGAATGTAGGAACGGTCAAGGGGAAAACCAATAATCCGCCCGACGGCGAGACGGTGACCATTACCTTTCAGGCCACTGTAAAAGCAAGCATCGCCGCCGGCACCGCCATAACCAACCAGGCGGCTATCGAATATACAGTGGGCGCCACCACCCTCAACGCCACCAGCAACGGCCGAACGTTGTTTGTGGCATCTGCGCCTGCTGTTGCCGTTACGCCCGTCGCCACGTCGGCCACCGGCGACCCCGGCACAAAAATCACCTATCCCATTACCATCAGCAATAACGGTAATGCCGCCGATGTTATCGACGTCAGCTACACCTCAACGGCAGGTTGGACGTGGGCGCTGTGGTATGATGCCAATAATGACGGGATCGCCGGCAACGACGGGGACTATCTCCTGACCGATACCGACGATGACGGGGTTGACGACACCGGCTCGATTGCCCAGGGCGGGACCGTTAAAATCCTGGCCGTTGTCACCATTCCGGCCGGGACCTCCAACGCGACCGTTGACACCCTGGTGGTCAAGGGCACATCGAGCAATGATACCGCCGTATATGCCACTTCCGGCAACCTGACCACGACGGTTACCGCACCGGTTCTTGCGATTACTAAAGCCGTCAGCCCGACGGGGAATCAACCGCCCGGCACCATCCTGACCTACACCGTTACGGTTACCAACAACGGTCTGGGTGTGGCCACAAGCGTCATCATCACCGACATCATACCGCAATACACGACCTATCAAGCCAATACGATCAGGACCGGTTCCTCCTCCGGTACCCTGGCAAGCAATACCGATGCGGCCGGCGATGACGGCGCCCAGTTCGACTCAGGATCAAATGCCATTATTGCGGGTGGCACATCCAAAACACTCGGCGCCGGCGGGCAGTTCATCCTGGAGTTTCAAGTCAAGATCGATTGA